A section of the Phaseolus vulgaris cultivar G19833 chromosome 8, P. vulgaris v2.0, whole genome shotgun sequence genome encodes:
- the LOC137826683 gene encoding probable glucan 1,3-beta-glucosidase A, whose translation MTNCVNLKIWLLNLLTFFSVFSFSIGRSNAEFPVKAVNLGGWLVTEGWMKPSLFDGIPNKDFLDGTALQFKSVTTGKYLCAESGGGTIIVANRTAASGWETFSLWRLDENTFRFRVFNKQFVGLDGIQVVAVSNISTDSLTFHVVRESGNSSRVRIRASNGYFLQAKREDVVTADALKVNNSWGDDDPSVFVMTIAGGMQGEFQVTNGYGPTKAPQVMKEHWSTFIVEDDFKFIASSGLNAVRIPIGWWIASDPTPPPPYVGGSLHALDNAFLWSQKYGLKIILDLHAAPGSQNGFEHSSSRDGSLEWGKTDETIQETVRVIEFLTARYAKSPSLYAVELINEPFSPGVTLESLNKYYKAGYEAVRKHSSSAYVVLSNRLGPADPRELFPLANGFERSVIDVHYYNLFQDVFNAMTVQQNIDFIYNNRSSQLTHVTTSNGPLTFVGEWVAEWQVSGTTKEDYQRFAKAQLDVYGRATFGWAYWALKNVNNHWSLEWMIKNGYINL comes from the exons ATGACCAACTGTGTGAACCTCAAAATATGGCTTCTTAACTTGCTCACCTTCTTCTCTGTTTTTTCCTTCTCCATTGGAAGATCAAATGCTGAGTTTCCAGTGAAAGCAGTTAATCTTGGTGGGTGGCTGGTCACCGAAGGTTGGATGAAACCTTCTCTCTTCGATGGCATTCCAAATAAAGACTTCTTG GATGGAACTGCTCTTCAGTTCAAGTCTGTGACAACAGGCAAATATCTTTGTGCTGAGTCTGGAGGAGGAACCATCATAGTTGCAAATCGCACAGCTGCTTCCGGTTGGGAAACATTTTCA TTGTGGAGGCTAGATGAGAACACTTTCAGATTCAGGGTGTTCAACAAACAGTTTGTGGGTTTAGATGGGATACAAGTCGTTGCTGTTTCCAATATTTCCACGGATTCTTTGACATTTCATGTTGTAAGGGAAAGTGGTAATTCGAGCCGTGTTCGAATCAGAGCTTCCAATGGATACTTCCTGCAG GCAAAGAGAGAGGATGTGGTGACTGCTGATGCATTAAAGGTCAACAACAGCTGGGGAGATGATGATCCATCTGTTTTTGTAATGACAATTGCTGGAGGGATGCAAGGGGAATTCCAAGTAACAAATGGCTATGGTCCCACAAAAGCCCCACAAGTTATGAAG GAACATTGGAGCACTTTTATTGTTGAAGATGACTTCAAGTTCATAGCCAGTAGTGGACTTAATGCTGTTAGAATTCCAATTGGCTGGTGGATAGCAAGTGATCCAACTCCACCCCCACCCTATGTCGGAGGTTCCTTACATGCACTAGACAATGCCTTTTTGTGGTCACA GAAATATGGACTGAAAATCATCCTTGATCTTCATGCTGCACCCGGTTCCCAAAATGGTTTTGAGCATAGTTCTTCAAGAGATGGTTCACTGGAGTGGGGAAAAACAGATGAAACAATTCAAGAAACAGTTCGTGTTATAGAGTTTCTCACGGCAAG GTATGCGAAAAGCCCAAGCCTTTATGCAGTTGAGCTAATAAATGAGCCTTTCTCACCTGGTGTGACACTAGAGAGCTTGAACAAGTACTATAAGGCGGGTTATGAAGCAGTGCGCAAGCACTCTTCCTCAGCTTATGTAGTGTTATCAAATAGGCTAGGACCTGCAGATCCCAGGGAACTCTTCCCTCTTGCAAATGGTTTTGAACGATCTGTGATTGATGTTCACTACTACAACCTCTTCCAAGATGTATTCAATGCCATGACTGTCCAACAGAACATTGATTTCATCTACAATAATCGCTCATCACAGCTCACTCATGTTACAACCTCAAATGGCCCTCTTACTTTTGTTG GTGAATGGGTTGCTGAATGGCAAGTCAGTGGAACTACAAAAGAAGATTATCAAAGATTCGCCAAAGCTCAATTAGACGTTTATGGGCGAGCCACATTTGGGTGGGCCTATTGGGcattaaaaaatgttaacaaCCACTGGAGTTTGGAGTGGATGATCAAGAATGGTTATATCAACCTATAA